A portion of the Juglans microcarpa x Juglans regia isolate MS1-56 chromosome 1D, Jm3101_v1.0, whole genome shotgun sequence genome contains these proteins:
- the LOC121251873 gene encoding monothiol glutaredoxin-S2 — MERVSNMTSERPVVIFSRSSCCMCHTIKTLFITEFGVNAAVHEVDEIPRGREIEQALLRLGCNPSVPAVFIGGELVGGTNEVMSLHLRRSLKPMLQRAGAIWV; from the coding sequence ATGGAGAGAGTCTCAAACATGACATCAGAGAGGCCCGTGGTGATCTTCAGCAGGAGCTCCTGCTGCATGTGCCACACCATCAAGACTCTCTTCATCACTGAGTTTGGGGTGAACGCCGCAGTCCACGAGGTGGATGAGATTCCGAGAGGGAGGGAGATCGAGCAAGCTCTTCTCAGGCTTGGGTGTAACCCGAGCGTGCCGGCGGTGTTCATCGGCGGTGAACTGGTGGGTGGAACCAACGAGGTGATGAGCCTCCATCTCAGGCGCTCCTTAAAACCAATGCTCCAACGCGCTGGAGCAATCTGGGTTTAA